A region from the Aegilops tauschii subsp. strangulata cultivar AL8/78 chromosome 5, Aet v6.0, whole genome shotgun sequence genome encodes:
- the LOC141022784 gene encoding uncharacterized protein — MGGFLDVVKEAWVCNPDITDPFMRLDIMLQNTARALATWGQKEIGNIKLQIAIANIVILRFDSAQESRVLTEEERWLRTTLKQLVLGLASLERTIARQRSRVTWLREGDANTQLFHLVAKGRRMKNYIASLTVDWHIITDQVGKEEAFYKAYKELLGKDCARGFTLDLEELGVTSIDLSEQDRIFSEEEIWGAIKDLPSDKAPGPDGFIGLFFQKAWEIIKDDIVAVVHKLFLGNGRGFGTLTKH, encoded by the coding sequence ATGGGCGGGTTCTTGGATGTTGTCAAGGAGGCTTGGGTCTGCAACCCGGACATAACTGACCCTTTCATGCGACTTGACATCATGCTCCAAAATACAGCCCGAGCACTTGCAACTTGGGGACAAAAGGAGATAGGAAATATAAAACTGCAAATTGCAATTGCCAACATAGTCATCTTGCGGTTCGACTCTGCTCAGGAGAGTCGAGTATTAACGGAGGAGGAGAGATGGCTTAGAACAACTCTTAAGCAGCTAGTTTTGGGGCTAGCTTCTCTAGAGAGGACCATTGCTAGACAGAGATCGAGGGTCACTTGGCTGCGAGAAGGAGATGCTAACACGCAATTGTTCCACTTGGTTGCAAAGGGGAGACGAATGAAAAACTACATAGCCTCCCTGACCGTGGACTGGCACATCATCACAGATCAGGTAGGCAAGGAGGAAGCTTTCTACAAGGCATACAAAGAGCTACTTGGCAAGGACTGTGCCCGAGGTTTCACGCTCGATTTGGAAGAACTGGGCGTCACGAGTATTGATCTTTCGGAGCAAGACCGTATTTTCTCTGAAGAAGAGATTTGGGGTGCAATCAAGGATTTGCCTTCGGACAAGGCGCCTGGGCCGGACGGGTTCATTGGCCTTTTCTTTCAAAAGGCTTGGGAGATCATCAAGGATGATATTGTGGCAGTGGTTCATAAACTTTTCCTCGGCAACGGGAGGGGATTCGGAACGCTCACCAAGCATTGA